In Elephas maximus indicus isolate mEleMax1 chromosome 4, mEleMax1 primary haplotype, whole genome shotgun sequence, a genomic segment contains:
- the BAMBI gene encoding BMP and activin membrane-bound inhibitor homolog isoform X1: MDRHSSYFFIWLQLELCAMAVLLTKGEIRCYCDAAHCVATGYMCKSELSACFSRLLDPQNTNSPLTHGCLDSLASTADICQAKQAQNHSGTTMPTLECCHEDMCNYRGLHDVLSPPKGETSGQGNRYQHDSSRHLITKVQELTSSKELWFRAAVIAVPIAGGLILVLLIMLALRMLRSENKRLQDQRQQMLSRLHYSFHGHHSKKGQIAKLDLECMVPVSGHENCCLTCDKMRQADLSNDKILSLVHWGMYSGRGKLEFV; this comes from the exons ATGGATCGCCATTCCAGCTACTTCTTCATCTGGCTGCAGCTCGAACTCTGCGCGATGGCcgtgctgctcaccaaag GTGAAATTAGATGCTACTGTGACGCTGCACACTGTGTGGCAACTGGTTACATGTGTAAATCTGAGCTCAGCGCCTGCTTCTCTAGACTTCTGGATCCTCAGAACACAAATTCCCCACTCACTCATGGCTGCCTGGACTCTCTTGCAAGCACAGCAGACATCTGCCAAGCCAAACAGGCACAAAACCACTCTGGCACCACCATGCCCACATTGGAATGCTGTCATGAAGATATGTGCAATTACAGAGGACTGCATGATGTTCTCTCTCCTCCCAAGGGTGAGACCTCAG GACAAGGCAACAGATACCAGCATGACAGCAGCAGACACCTCATTACCAAGGTGCAGGAGCTGACCTCTTCCAAAGAATTGTGGTTCCGGGCAGCGGTGATTGCCGTCCCCATAGCTGGAGGGCTGATTTTAGTGTTGCTGATTATGTTAGCCTTGAGGATGCTTCGAAGTGAAAACAAGAGACTTCAGGACCAGCGTCAGCAGATGCTGTCCCGTTTGCACTACAGTTTTCATGGGCATCATTCCAAAAAGGGACAGATTGCAAAGTTAGACTTGGAGTGCATGGTGCCGGTAAGTGGGCACGAGAACTGCTGCCTGACCTGTGACAAAATGAGACAGGCGGACCTCAGCAACGATAAGATCCTCTCGCTCGTGCACTGGGGCATGTATAGCGGGCGCGGGAAGTTGGAGTTCGTATGA
- the BAMBI gene encoding BMP and activin membrane-bound inhibitor homolog isoform X2: MCKSELSACFSRLLDPQNTNSPLTHGCLDSLASTADICQAKQAQNHSGTTMPTLECCHEDMCNYRGLHDVLSPPKGETSGQGNRYQHDSSRHLITKVQELTSSKELWFRAAVIAVPIAGGLILVLLIMLALRMLRSENKRLQDQRQQMLSRLHYSFHGHHSKKGQIAKLDLECMVPVSGHENCCLTCDKMRQADLSNDKILSLVHWGMYSGRGKLEFV, encoded by the exons ATGTGTAAATCTGAGCTCAGCGCCTGCTTCTCTAGACTTCTGGATCCTCAGAACACAAATTCCCCACTCACTCATGGCTGCCTGGACTCTCTTGCAAGCACAGCAGACATCTGCCAAGCCAAACAGGCACAAAACCACTCTGGCACCACCATGCCCACATTGGAATGCTGTCATGAAGATATGTGCAATTACAGAGGACTGCATGATGTTCTCTCTCCTCCCAAGGGTGAGACCTCAG GACAAGGCAACAGATACCAGCATGACAGCAGCAGACACCTCATTACCAAGGTGCAGGAGCTGACCTCTTCCAAAGAATTGTGGTTCCGGGCAGCGGTGATTGCCGTCCCCATAGCTGGAGGGCTGATTTTAGTGTTGCTGATTATGTTAGCCTTGAGGATGCTTCGAAGTGAAAACAAGAGACTTCAGGACCAGCGTCAGCAGATGCTGTCCCGTTTGCACTACAGTTTTCATGGGCATCATTCCAAAAAGGGACAGATTGCAAAGTTAGACTTGGAGTGCATGGTGCCGGTAAGTGGGCACGAGAACTGCTGCCTGACCTGTGACAAAATGAGACAGGCGGACCTCAGCAACGATAAGATCCTCTCGCTCGTGCACTGGGGCATGTATAGCGGGCGCGGGAAGTTGGAGTTCGTATGA